The proteins below are encoded in one region of Paenibacillus albus:
- a CDS encoding zinc-binding dehydrogenase: MKARAVVFVNKNEIAVRDVEVPEPGARDVVINVAHSWISIGTESSFLRGERISGETPYREGGPWPFPQVAGYQKVGRVTQVGKLVEHVKPGDLVFATVSKVDGMYFDFGGHINPAVTDSSQVWKLPRDGRSAVAYAGTVLAQVGYNCGIRPPVEPGDIAVVIGDGLVGQWAAQTLAHRGAQVYLLGHRAERLAFASAGGYAIPIDGVDEAVEELQRSSAGGGQVSIIVDTVGHLETFRKLQPFMKRDSHLVSAGYLGEQGHVDIQQLREQEITLHTPSGWTESRIDATIAAIREGWLMTEPLITHRFAAEDAAQAWALITSKGSPCLGVVLDWDMR; encoded by the coding sequence ATGAAAGCAAGAGCGGTCGTTTTTGTGAATAAGAATGAAATCGCCGTACGCGATGTTGAGGTTCCTGAGCCAGGCGCGCGTGATGTCGTCATTAATGTGGCACATTCGTGGATCAGCATTGGGACGGAGTCGTCCTTTCTCCGAGGGGAACGTATCTCTGGGGAAACGCCCTATCGGGAAGGCGGACCTTGGCCGTTCCCTCAGGTCGCCGGGTATCAGAAGGTTGGACGGGTTACGCAGGTTGGCAAGCTAGTCGAGCATGTGAAACCGGGCGACCTCGTATTCGCGACGGTGAGCAAGGTTGACGGCATGTATTTCGACTTCGGCGGTCATATCAATCCGGCGGTGACCGACAGCAGCCAAGTATGGAAGCTGCCCAGAGATGGGCGAAGCGCAGTTGCGTACGCCGGAACGGTGCTCGCGCAGGTCGGTTATAATTGCGGCATTCGGCCGCCAGTCGAGCCAGGCGATATTGCCGTCGTCATTGGCGACGGGCTCGTCGGCCAGTGGGCCGCGCAGACGCTTGCGCATCGCGGCGCACAGGTGTATCTGCTCGGACATCGGGCAGAAAGGCTCGCTTTCGCCTCGGCTGGCGGCTACGCCATCCCCATTGATGGCGTTGATGAAGCAGTAGAGGAACTCCAACGCAGCAGCGCCGGCGGCGGACAGGTATCAATCATCGTCGACACGGTCGGGCATCTCGAGACGTTCCGGAAGCTGCAGCCGTTTATGAAGCGCGACAGCCATCTCGTCTCCGCCGGCTACCTCGGCGAGCAAGGGCATGTCGATATCCAGCAGCTGCGTGAACAAGAAATTACGCTGCACACGCCTTCCGGCTGGACGGAGAGCCGAATCGACGCGACGATCGCAGCCATTCGCGAGGGCTGGCTCATGACCGAGCCGCTCATCACGCACCGCTTCGCCGCCGAGGATGCGGCGCAGGCTTGGGCGCTTATTACGAGCAAGGGCAGCCCTTGCTTGGGCGTTGTTTTGGATTGGGATATGCGGTGA
- a CDS encoding zinc-dependent alcohol dehydrogenase → MKAIQITGPGQYEVVDAPMPELLDDQVLVRVRLVATCPRWDISMMGGKDMFVAGKAPDYPLPPGFPGHEAVGVVEAVGASVQGIAIGDRVAALEHLPGQGAYAQYMAYREGDLLKLPDSISDRRAVSSELLKCVMYGLDQFGDMHGKTILIAGLGPAGLLAMQLAALWGANVTGIDVNADRVAFVKELGLGEAVTLEELGDRKFDLGYDCVGAAASVQNVLNRTKEHCIIFGVLRGDITYPAEYWFTGVRLESYRYHPATARDRRLLLDALTRPSFNTECLQTEQVSFTDYAQAVERLRLQQAVKICFDPGELS, encoded by the coding sequence ATGAAAGCGATTCAAATTACTGGTCCTGGCCAATATGAAGTCGTGGATGCACCGATGCCAGAGCTGCTTGACGATCAGGTGCTCGTTAGGGTCCGTCTCGTCGCGACCTGTCCGCGCTGGGACATCAGCATGATGGGCGGCAAAGATATGTTCGTAGCTGGCAAAGCGCCAGACTACCCGCTCCCGCCGGGCTTTCCCGGCCATGAAGCCGTTGGCGTCGTGGAAGCGGTTGGCGCAAGCGTTCAGGGGATTGCGATCGGCGACCGCGTCGCTGCGCTGGAGCATCTGCCCGGCCAAGGCGCCTATGCGCAGTATATGGCCTATCGCGAAGGGGATCTGCTGAAGCTGCCGGATTCCATATCAGACCGGCGCGCCGTCTCGTCCGAGCTGCTCAAATGCGTGATGTACGGCCTTGATCAATTCGGCGATATGCATGGCAAGACGATCCTCATTGCGGGGCTCGGTCCTGCCGGTCTGCTCGCGATGCAGCTCGCGGCGCTCTGGGGCGCGAATGTGACGGGGATTGACGTCAATGCGGATCGCGTCGCGTTTGTTAAGGAGCTTGGTCTTGGCGAGGCCGTTACCTTGGAGGAGCTTGGCGACCGCAAATTCGACCTTGGCTACGACTGCGTCGGCGCGGCTGCTTCGGTGCAGAACGTGCTCAATCGGACGAAGGAGCACTGTATCATCTTCGGCGTGCTTCGCGGAGACATTACCTATCCGGCGGAGTATTGGTTCACCGGCGTCCGGTTGGAGTCATACCGGTATCATCCGGCGACCGCGCGAGACCGCCGCCTGCTGCTTGATGCTCTCACCCGTCCATCGTTTAATACGGAGTGCTTACAGACGGAGCAGGTTTCTTTTACCGATTATGCTCAGGCGGTGGAGCGATTGAGGTTACAGCAAGCGGTAAAAATTTGCTTCGACCCCGGGGAGCTCAGCTGA
- a CDS encoding helix-turn-helix transcriptional regulator, with translation MKLRKHGYLDTIGGIGNLAGGIHPYCELLCITEGEAELLWSGVSYQVEGTAMFILLPNTPHQLIQRSERLSYWFAEFLTEEEDPLPTIESIYRWNRLQSELDWASSPYDAMRSAFEATRMLIRAEAALPEDSFKEALLADLHKLLVLIGSNRGADFNQVEAGYPTSEMLVTEVLRFLESVFPQPITLQTLADYTHYNPSYLIRLFRQQTGKTPLAYLNELRLQAASQYLLHSAMSVQQISSACGYQSIHYFSRQFKKSFGLAPSEYRKLASK, from the coding sequence ATGAAGCTCAGGAAGCATGGCTACTTGGACACAATCGGTGGTATAGGCAATCTTGCTGGCGGCATTCACCCGTATTGCGAGCTGTTATGCATCACGGAGGGGGAAGCGGAGCTGCTCTGGTCCGGCGTATCCTATCAAGTAGAGGGCACTGCAATGTTCATCCTATTGCCGAACACGCCGCATCAATTGATTCAACGCTCGGAGAGGCTCAGCTATTGGTTTGCCGAGTTTTTGACAGAAGAAGAGGACCCGCTGCCAACAATTGAAAGTATCTACCGATGGAATCGGCTGCAGAGCGAGCTTGATTGGGCGAGCTCGCCGTATGACGCGATGCGATCAGCTTTCGAAGCGACCCGAATGCTCATTCGTGCGGAAGCCGCACTACCGGAGGATTCTTTCAAAGAAGCGCTGCTCGCTGACTTGCACAAGCTGCTCGTGCTGATCGGCAGCAACCGGGGAGCAGATTTCAATCAGGTTGAGGCGGGGTATCCGACAAGCGAGATGCTGGTAACAGAAGTGCTGCGCTTCTTGGAGTCCGTGTTTCCGCAGCCGATTACGCTCCAGACTTTGGCCGACTATACGCATTACAATCCCTCCTATCTTATTCGGCTGTTCCGTCAGCAGACGGGGAAGACGCCACTAGCCTATTTGAACGAGCTGCGTCTTCAGGCGGCGTCGCAATATTTGCTCCATTCGGCGATGTCCGTTCAGCAAATTTCCAGCGCATGCGGCTACCAAAGCATCCATTACTTCAGCCGCCAATTCAAAAAGAGCTTCGGTCTTGCACCAAGCGAGTATAGAAAGCTAGCTTCGAAATAA
- a CDS encoding carbohydrate ABC transporter permease, whose translation MNTKKKWWTRSRREAVDGYVFMSPAILGLLFFMLGPIAASAYFSFTEYDILSSPKWVGLDNYIELVHDSLFWQSLKVTLTYSVVSVPLNLVFSLLLALLLNKNIKGIFVFRTIFYLPAVMSGVAVALLWKWIFNPDFGLINWAIGLIGFEGPKWFIEENWALPPIIIMGLWGVGGSMLVYLAGLQGIPTDLYEAAEIDGANKRKQFRHITIPMLSPVIFFNLITGIIGALQVFTEGFIMTAGGPNNATLFSVLYLYRNAFDYLNMGYASALAWVLFLIILAFTLIVFKSSPMWVFYEGNRRSAK comes from the coding sequence ATGAATACAAAGAAAAAGTGGTGGACAAGGTCTAGACGCGAAGCAGTGGACGGTTACGTCTTCATGAGCCCGGCGATTCTCGGCCTTCTGTTCTTTATGCTCGGTCCGATCGCGGCATCCGCCTACTTCAGCTTTACGGAGTATGACATTCTTAGCTCGCCGAAATGGGTCGGTCTGGATAACTACATCGAGCTCGTCCACGATTCGCTGTTCTGGCAGTCGCTGAAAGTAACGCTTACCTATTCGGTGGTCAGTGTTCCGCTTAACTTAGTCTTTTCCTTACTGCTCGCACTACTGCTCAACAAGAATATTAAAGGGATCTTCGTTTTCCGGACGATCTTCTACTTGCCGGCGGTTATGTCGGGGGTAGCGGTAGCGCTCTTGTGGAAGTGGATCTTCAACCCGGATTTCGGTCTCATCAACTGGGCGATCGGCCTAATCGGCTTCGAAGGGCCAAAATGGTTCATCGAAGAGAATTGGGCGCTCCCGCCAATTATCATCATGGGGCTGTGGGGCGTAGGTGGCAGCATGCTCGTCTACCTAGCTGGATTGCAAGGCATTCCAACTGATCTGTACGAGGCGGCAGAGATCGACGGCGCGAACAAGCGCAAGCAGTTCCGTCACATTACGATTCCGATGCTGTCGCCGGTTATTTTCTTTAACCTTATAACGGGTATCATCGGCGCGCTGCAGGTCTTCACGGAAGGCTTCATTATGACAGCGGGCGGACCAAACAACGCGACATTGTTCAGTGTGCTGTACCTGTACCGCAATGCTTTCGACTACCTGAACATGGGCTACGCGTCCGCACTTGCTTGGGTGCTGTTCCTCATTATCCTTGCCTTTACGCTTATCGTCTTCAAATCATCGCCGATGTGGGTCTTCTACGAAGGGAACAGGAGGAGCGCCAAATGA
- a CDS encoding carbohydrate ABC transporter permease, with amino-acid sequence MSTITQSDAPARKRISRSQSELLSKLFSYFMLCVGSIVILIPFAWMLSTSLKRKADVYVFPPQWIPSPPQWQNYKEAFTTFPFAHYTWNSVIIVVLVMAGTLFSCSFSAYGFSRLQAPGRNFIFMLLLATMMLPSAVTMVPIYLFFNKLGWVNTFKPLIIPAWFGTAFYIFMMRQFFMGIPYELEDSARIDGCTTYGIWARIMVPLSKPVLVTVGVFTFMGTWNDFMTPLIYLTDEDKRTLALALSYFQGSARSAPDLHLLMAASLYAIAPCVTLYFLCQRIFVKGMVFTGVKG; translated from the coding sequence ATGAGTACGATTACACAAAGCGACGCGCCTGCTCGCAAACGGATTTCGAGAAGCCAGTCGGAGCTGCTGTCCAAGCTGTTTAGTTATTTCATGCTCTGCGTGGGCTCGATCGTTATTCTGATTCCTTTTGCATGGATGCTTTCTACCTCGCTGAAACGTAAAGCGGATGTGTACGTCTTCCCGCCGCAGTGGATTCCTTCGCCGCCGCAATGGCAGAACTACAAGGAAGCCTTCACAACGTTCCCGTTTGCTCATTATACGTGGAATTCGGTTATTATCGTCGTGCTCGTCATGGCGGGAACGCTGTTCTCTTGCTCCTTCTCCGCCTACGGCTTCTCACGGCTGCAAGCGCCGGGCCGCAACTTCATCTTCATGCTGCTTCTCGCTACGATGATGCTGCCAAGCGCCGTAACGATGGTGCCGATCTATCTGTTCTTCAACAAGCTCGGCTGGGTGAACACGTTCAAACCGCTCATTATTCCGGCTTGGTTCGGAACGGCTTTCTACATCTTCATGATGCGCCAGTTCTTCATGGGCATTCCGTATGAGCTTGAGGATTCGGCGCGGATCGACGGCTGCACGACGTACGGCATCTGGGCTAGAATCATGGTTCCGCTCAGCAAGCCTGTGCTCGTAACGGTTGGCGTGTTCACCTTCATGGGAACTTGGAATGATTTTATGACGCCGCTCATTTACTTGACGGATGAGGACAAGCGCACGCTTGCGCTGGCACTCTCTTACTTCCAAGGCTCCGCGCGCAGCGCACCGGATCTTCACCTGCTCATGGCCGCTTCGCTGTATGCGATCGCACCATGCGTAACTCTGTACTTCCTTTGCCAGCGTATCTTCGTCAAGGGAATGGTATTCACCGGCGTCAAAGGTTAA
- a CDS encoding ABC transporter substrate-binding protein has translation MFRKSKAALGLASIMALSSMLYACGSDSSNNGSSASKDEKVDLNFIRWSNGPALDNEEKDKVKRFNDTHPNIQVKMTLLPWDETFKKIEMSLASNSPVDLFYWDVPAYAWYKKGLMKNLQPYFDRDLKMSDYDEKLFEPFKFDGSNMYVAPENYQTLVLYYNKDLFDKAGVAYPSENWNWTDYLEAAKKLTITKDGKTTQFGTSMSLGAWWGWMALSQEQGGALAPNIHDPEKLSFNTPETKNALQYLQDLIYKYHVAPDAAQSSALGGDFLTGKIAMYVGGDWDLGNLKEKKDLKWDLAPMPKWEDKRVVPYWVGGYAMTEKSKHPDQAWEFIKWTMTENQETLAKQQSWIPVNKDALSKVESPAWAPAGYQTARFDWMKYGIIGDMYHLKWREAQDKAISPITDQIFANKITVDDALKKMDEQVNEIISKK, from the coding sequence ATGTTTAGAAAGAGCAAAGCAGCTTTAGGGTTGGCTTCGATCATGGCATTATCCTCTATGTTGTATGCATGCGGCAGCGATTCTTCCAATAACGGCAGCAGCGCGAGCAAGGACGAGAAGGTGGATCTGAACTTCATCCGCTGGTCGAACGGCCCTGCGCTTGATAATGAAGAGAAAGATAAAGTGAAACGCTTTAACGATACTCATCCGAACATTCAGGTGAAAATGACGCTGCTCCCATGGGACGAGACGTTCAAGAAAATCGAGATGTCGCTCGCTTCGAATTCCCCTGTGGATCTGTTCTACTGGGACGTGCCGGCATACGCTTGGTACAAGAAGGGGCTCATGAAGAACCTGCAGCCGTACTTCGACCGCGATCTGAAGATGAGCGACTACGACGAGAAGCTGTTCGAGCCGTTCAAGTTCGATGGCAGCAACATGTACGTCGCGCCTGAAAACTATCAAACGCTCGTGCTCTACTATAATAAAGATTTGTTTGACAAGGCCGGCGTAGCGTATCCAAGCGAGAACTGGAACTGGACCGACTACCTGGAAGCAGCGAAGAAGCTGACGATTACAAAAGACGGCAAAACAACGCAGTTCGGCACGTCGATGTCGCTAGGCGCATGGTGGGGCTGGATGGCGCTGAGCCAAGAGCAGGGCGGCGCGCTCGCTCCGAACATTCACGATCCGGAGAAGCTCTCGTTCAACACGCCTGAAACGAAGAATGCTCTCCAATACTTGCAAGACTTGATCTACAAGTACCACGTAGCTCCGGATGCTGCGCAATCGAGCGCGCTCGGCGGCGACTTCCTGACAGGCAAGATCGCGATGTATGTCGGCGGCGACTGGGATCTTGGCAACCTCAAGGAGAAGAAGGATCTGAAGTGGGATTTGGCTCCAATGCCGAAGTGGGAAGACAAGCGTGTCGTTCCTTACTGGGTTGGCGGCTATGCGATGACAGAGAAGTCGAAGCACCCGGATCAAGCTTGGGAATTCATCAAGTGGACAATGACGGAGAACCAAGAAACGCTTGCGAAGCAGCAATCGTGGATTCCGGTCAATAAGGATGCCTTGTCGAAGGTGGAGTCGCCTGCATGGGCGCCGGCCGGTTACCAAACCGCTCGCTTCGACTGGATGAAATACGGCATTATCGGCGACATGTATCACCTGAAATGGCGTGAAGCGCAGGACAAAGCGATCTCGCCGATTACAGACCAAATCTTCGCGAACAAGATTACGGTCGATGACGCGCTGAAGAAAATGGACGAGCAGGTAAACGAAATCATTTCGAAGAAATAA
- a CDS encoding alpha-galactosidase, with product MIERSLIESSDFAVHVDGVRVDSATLGIVHDRTEERNAADDKKHLIATYLYEPASLVIESHLIRYMDTTLVERWVVLHNESEVPVTIGRVDSFSLQLPLGDWSLMHYTSDWGAEFEPVVEPLAGETIVLETRHGRSSKGKHPWMSLLGASGEVLTVSPMWSGNWQLRCEYDKARDSYEVNGGLSDWEFFKTLAPGEAMESVHVAIAAGSDGDLNSTSIAFARVGRKYWYPHNEFSRSMPMEWNHWWSYEDKAINEDVFRANAAEAAKLGIDICTLDAGWFGPSEEGSEWFELRGDWEMVNEKRFPSGIRAVSDDVHGHGMKFGLWCEIEAVGKSAALAEKQPSYVARRDGEPLGYLCFGNPKVRQWALDMLDRLIAGYDSQWIKLDFNLDPGAGCNCTDHGHGAGDGLFEHYNGYYSVLRDIRAKHPEVILENCSSGGLRIDLGIMQQTHTTFLSDPDYPEHSLQVFWGATTMLAPDVCLHWSYSEFCWKNDFQLFNPHDVNLKPYQFDYYTRIAMLRGFGISQKLPEMPEWMKARLAHHIEVYKSEVKPFVLGADLYRLTGQPRRGGKGDRWSGFQYSMPQGDEQLLFVFRLPGGEASRAIRLQALEMDAAYELTWLSGEGKKAVQLAGSSLLKDGIVFDSLEVEESALIRLKKL from the coding sequence TTGATAGAGAGAAGCTTGATAGAGAGTTCTGATTTTGCCGTACATGTTGACGGTGTGCGTGTAGATAGCGCAACGCTGGGCATTGTACATGACCGCACGGAGGAGCGTAATGCGGCAGATGACAAGAAGCATTTGATTGCAACCTACCTCTATGAGCCGGCTTCGCTCGTCATCGAGAGCCATCTGATTCGCTATATGGATACGACACTAGTCGAGCGTTGGGTGGTTTTACATAATGAGAGCGAAGTGCCCGTTACGATCGGGCGTGTCGACTCGTTCTCGCTGCAGCTCCCGCTAGGCGATTGGTCGCTGATGCATTATACGAGTGATTGGGGAGCGGAATTCGAGCCTGTCGTGGAGCCGCTCGCCGGCGAGACGATTGTGCTGGAAACGCGACATGGCCGATCGTCCAAAGGGAAGCATCCGTGGATGTCGCTTCTCGGAGCTAGCGGCGAAGTGCTGACTGTTTCTCCGATGTGGTCGGGGAACTGGCAGCTGCGCTGCGAGTATGACAAGGCAAGAGACAGCTATGAGGTGAACGGCGGACTTAGCGACTGGGAGTTCTTCAAGACGCTAGCTCCTGGCGAAGCGATGGAGAGCGTTCATGTTGCCATTGCTGCTGGCAGTGACGGGGATCTGAACAGCACTTCGATCGCTTTTGCTAGAGTGGGTCGAAAATACTGGTATCCGCATAATGAATTCTCCCGTTCCATGCCGATGGAGTGGAATCATTGGTGGAGCTACGAGGATAAAGCGATTAATGAAGATGTTTTTCGGGCGAATGCGGCGGAGGCTGCGAAGCTCGGTATTGATATATGCACGCTCGACGCAGGCTGGTTCGGCCCTTCTGAAGAGGGGTCGGAGTGGTTTGAGCTTCGCGGCGACTGGGAAATGGTCAATGAGAAGCGGTTTCCAAGCGGCATTCGCGCGGTATCGGACGATGTGCATGGACACGGCATGAAGTTCGGTCTATGGTGCGAGATTGAAGCGGTCGGCAAATCTGCGGCTTTGGCGGAGAAGCAGCCTTCCTATGTGGCGAGAAGAGACGGCGAACCGCTGGGGTATCTCTGCTTCGGCAATCCGAAGGTGCGGCAGTGGGCATTAGATATGCTGGATCGCCTGATTGCGGGCTATGACAGCCAATGGATCAAGCTGGACTTCAACCTCGATCCGGGAGCAGGCTGTAATTGCACTGATCATGGGCATGGAGCGGGCGACGGGCTGTTCGAGCATTACAACGGCTACTACAGCGTGCTTCGGGATATTCGCGCCAAGCATCCGGAAGTGATTCTGGAGAACTGTTCCTCTGGCGGGCTGCGGATTGACCTCGGCATTATGCAGCAGACCCATACGACGTTCCTCAGCGATCCCGACTATCCGGAGCACAGCTTACAGGTGTTCTGGGGAGCGACTACGATGCTTGCGCCGGATGTGTGCTTGCATTGGAGCTATTCGGAGTTCTGCTGGAAAAATGATTTTCAGCTGTTCAATCCGCATGACGTTAATTTGAAACCATACCAGTTCGACTATTATACGCGCATTGCAATGCTGCGAGGCTTCGGCATTTCGCAGAAGCTGCCGGAGATGCCGGAATGGATGAAGGCAAGACTGGCTCATCATATCGAGGTGTATAAGTCGGAAGTGAAGCCTTTTGTGCTGGGGGCGGATTTGTACCGGTTGACGGGTCAGCCAAGGCGCGGCGGCAAGGGCGACCGTTGGTCGGGGTTCCAGTACAGCATGCCGCAAGGGGATGAGCAGCTGCTCTTCGTCTTCCGCTTGCCGGGCGGGGAAGCATCGCGCGCGATTCGATTGCAAGCGCTGGAAATGGATGCTGCATATGAGCTGACATGGCTGTCCGGAGAAGGAAAGAAAGCCGTGCAGCTAGCAGGCAGTTCCTTGTTGAAAGACGGGATTGTTTTTGATAGTTTAGAAGTGGAAGAATCTGCACTCATTCGATTGAAGAAGCTGTAA
- a CDS encoding sugar phosphate isomerase/epimerase family protein: MKLGIIADAVTERFYDAQAKGLEFLEFCINVEKDVDAFAASVPELKQASEKSGVGVASIGRWGSERINAQGVNAEELAQSRKLIDAAAELGCPNFVCGINYVEELSYFDNVKLAIEFLSAVIEYGASKGVAVSTYNCNWNNFVDNEEAWKLVHGHLPQLGIKFDPSHSRYAGRDYLKEASNWGDKFRHVHIKGSVIIDGQRFDDPPAGLDQTDWGTFMAVLYGKGYEGGLSIEPHSDVWKGDLGDRGVQFTIEYMRKLIF; this comes from the coding sequence ATGAAATTAGGAATTATTGCTGATGCTGTGACAGAACGGTTCTATGACGCGCAGGCGAAAGGTTTGGAGTTTCTCGAGTTCTGCATCAATGTGGAGAAGGACGTCGACGCATTCGCGGCTAGCGTGCCTGAATTGAAGCAAGCGAGCGAGAAGTCCGGCGTAGGCGTCGCTTCCATCGGCCGCTGGGGCTCCGAGCGTATTAATGCGCAAGGCGTGAACGCGGAAGAACTGGCACAGTCGCGCAAGCTGATTGATGCGGCAGCTGAGCTTGGTTGTCCGAACTTTGTGTGCGGCATCAACTATGTAGAAGAGCTTTCCTACTTCGATAATGTGAAGCTGGCTATTGAATTCTTGAGCGCGGTAATTGAATATGGCGCTTCCAAAGGCGTAGCTGTTTCTACATACAACTGCAACTGGAACAACTTCGTCGACAACGAGGAAGCATGGAAGCTTGTTCACGGCCATCTGCCGCAGCTCGGCATTAAGTTCGATCCATCGCACTCCCGTTATGCGGGCCGCGATTACCTGAAGGAAGCGAGCAACTGGGGCGATAAGTTCCGCCATGTTCATATCAAAGGCTCCGTTATCATTGACGGTCAACGTTTCGACGATCCGCCGGCAGGTCTTGATCAAACAGATTGGGGTACATTCATGGCAGTGCTGTACGGCAAAGGCTATGAAGGCGGACTCTCCATCGAGCCGCATTCCGACGTATGGAAGGGCGACCTTGGCGACCGCGGCGTTCAATTCACAATTGAATACATGCGCAAATTGATTTTCTAA
- a CDS encoding transglutaminase domain-containing protein — MNLGQLLSRIGLIALLLTVALGSDFRYSPVSAAPASLEGLKGELELQLHEHKVELTANYSGDRDQLSAGVDQMVRDVMASDDYMRYIVDSYIYTIRSFGVAAKVKVNIQYRESAGETEEVERRVAELLRTVISVGMTPEQKVRAIHDWIVTHVRYDESLQHYTAYDALVDGNAVCQGYALLVLRMLQDVGIEARIIEGTVASGSHVWNLVRLGDDWYHLDATWDDPVPDRAGVASHMYYLKSDAQMRVDHQWDAAAYPAADADASTDTDTKVTSKNL, encoded by the coding sequence ATGAATTTGGGGCAGCTGCTGTCACGTATTGGACTCATCGCGCTGCTGCTTACGGTAGCGCTTGGCTCGGATTTCCGCTATTCGCCTGTGTCTGCGGCTCCTGCTTCACTTGAGGGGCTGAAGGGTGAGCTTGAGCTTCAGCTGCATGAACATAAAGTAGAGCTGACTGCGAACTACTCCGGTGACCGCGACCAGCTAAGCGCGGGAGTCGATCAGATGGTTCGTGATGTCATGGCGTCGGACGATTATATGAGGTACATCGTCGACTCTTATATTTATACGATCCGCAGCTTCGGCGTTGCCGCAAAGGTGAAGGTGAATATCCAATACCGCGAGTCTGCTGGGGAGACCGAGGAAGTGGAGCGGCGGGTGGCGGAGCTGCTGAGGACGGTTATTTCGGTGGGGATGACGCCTGAACAAAAGGTGAGAGCGATTCATGACTGGATCGTCACACATGTGCGGTATGACGAATCTTTGCAGCACTATACTGCGTATGATGCGCTGGTGGATGGGAACGCGGTGTGTCAGGGCTATGCGCTGCTCGTCCTCAGGATGCTGCAGGATGTTGGGATCGAAGCGCGAATTATTGAAGGGACCGTCGCTTCAGGCAGCCATGTCTGGAATCTGGTGAGGCTTGGGGATGACTGGTATCATCTCGACGCTACGTGGGATGATCCGGTGCCGGACCGCGCAGGGGTAGCGAGCCATATGTATTATTTGAAGAGCGATGCGCAGATGCGCGTTGACCACCAGTGGGATGCCGCGGCTTATCCGGCGGCTGATGCTGATGCAAGTACAGATACTGATACAAAAGTAACTTCTAAGAACCTCTAG
- a CDS encoding phosphotransferase family protein, with product MRGRLVGMGATANVYEWGESEVIKIFHDASRAQNEAEKEARTARAVSELTGVRAPRFVGIEVYEGSACLVYEKVEGPTMLEQIQATEEDVIANARLLAELQHELHQVQPNVAPNLRLEMGRSIQRVGELSDAEQAKLASILDRLQDGGALCHYDFHPFNVMITAAGPMIIDWMNALVGHPAADIARTYLLITAGELPPGVPEWLNMTGARELFTRTYMDAILEISGLSVEDVDAWRAPTLAVRISEMSGGKERETLLAELRSQEVMRL from the coding sequence ATGCGCGGTCGATTGGTTGGCATGGGAGCTACGGCAAATGTGTATGAGTGGGGAGAGTCCGAAGTCATTAAGATCTTTCATGATGCAAGCCGGGCGCAGAATGAGGCGGAGAAAGAGGCACGGACCGCTCGGGCAGTCAGTGAATTGACAGGCGTGAGAGCGCCGAGGTTCGTCGGGATTGAGGTTTACGAGGGAAGTGCGTGCCTCGTCTACGAGAAGGTAGAAGGGCCAACGATGCTGGAGCAAATTCAGGCGACAGAGGAAGATGTCATTGCAAATGCTCGGCTGCTGGCAGAGCTCCAGCATGAGCTGCATCAGGTTCAGCCGAACGTTGCTCCGAATCTGAGGCTTGAGATGGGGCGGAGTATTCAGCGGGTCGGGGAATTGAGTGATGCGGAGCAAGCGAAGCTTGCGTCGATATTGGATCGGCTGCAGGATGGAGGCGCGCTTTGCCATTATGATTTTCATCCCTTCAATGTCATGATTACGGCGGCTGGACCGATGATCATCGACTGGATGAACGCCCTCGTCGGACACCCGGCGGCAGATATCGCGAGAACCTATTTGCTGATCACGGCAGGCGAACTGCCTCCAGGTGTGCCGGAGTGGTTGAACATGACCGGTGCCCGGGAGCTGTTCACGCGGACTTATATGGATGCCATTTTAGAGATATCGGGATTGAGCGTAGAGGATGTTGATGCTTGGCGAGCACCGACACTGGCGGTGCGGATCAGCGAGATGAGCGGGGGTAAGGAGAGGGAGACTTTGTTGGCGGAGCTGCGGAGTCAAGAGGTTATGAGGTTGTAA